CCCACCGGTTGGGTACCTATTTCAAGAACATATCCTTGACTTCTACAGGAGTGGCTAATTAAATGCATAAAAACTGTTTCGTAGATTAATTAAAAAGCTAGTAAAATCGGTTTTGCTTGGCCAGGGTTTACTGTATAAGCTTAATTGTTCTAGTGTAAGCATCAATTTGGATTCTGACAAAGAAATACTTCCCTTCTGAAAGAAACTTTAGGCCTTCTAAACACTGGCTAAATCTTCATACTCCCAATGGAAGTTAGACTTCGGAGATTATGGAGTCAATTCAAGTTGCATCACTGATGTTGGAGTGATTCAAAGATTTGTATACGGACTAGCTATGCACGAACCAGTGGAGCAAACTAGGCAGCTAATGCTCAAAGATTATATATAGCTATTTGATCTCACTGCTATGAGGCCACATCGATTTTCGGCATGTGCCATAGCTTATTGAGTTTGAAACCTTTGTTACTCACTACCTAACTGCTTAAAGGAGCCGTCTTGGCTGCAATATGCTTGTCAAGTCTCTTCGCATATGTATGAGAGGAACCTGGGCAAATGGACTCGATAACTTAGAGCTGGATGGGTATCAACCTCTAATTAAGCAAAATGATAGCTCGCCATCTGTCGGCCATTGACAATTATAGGCGATTGACGGGCAACTACTGTGATGCTTATTTGTAATTTGATATGGCCACATTTGGTATTACAGTCGATGATCAAGAAACGATggacaataagaaaaaaacaaaaatgaagacgGACGAGCACAAATGATAAGGACGTTGTTTATCCATCTTTTATAGGCTATATGCTGAGAAACATCTGTTTATCAGAATTTGGCACTGCCAACCTTCTTCGCAAAAGATGGCAGACAGAAAGCGGCAGCATGGATCTGGCACAACAAGAGGCAAAGATGTTTGCATTAACAAGACATCAGTTTCAGTTCACATAATGTGTAAcatcttttatcctttttacCTGAGAGTCATAGAACTTAGGAGGCCCTTTAGTCACCCCATTGTTCTTGGTATCTAGAGGATTGACAAGTTTCTCGAAGTCAATTGTCGGCCTGTCGCTGGAGCAGAGAACAAATCCAATCGTCCCGCTAATGGAACAAACAGTCAAAAATTCATTATGTTCGTCATAAACTTGAAAAGAGGAGATTGCATAAACACTTGGTAAGAGTTCAATTCGATACCTTGAGTTGGAAGGAATTGAACACCAAGTATATCTCACTAACCTTGAAGATTTGGCGACATTCGGCAATAGTATCTTCCAGTGTGAAGTTGTCCAGCCAAAAGCTGTCTGCTGGAGCAAACATGACACCTCCAGGATAGAGCGCCCGAGCCACCGATTCTAAGAAATCTTTATTTGCTAGTTCAATTGCAGTAGctcccgatttttttttttttacacatgaTTAGCAAGTACTCCTTTTCTTGGAGGTGTTTGAATGTTGcgaattatttgaaataagtaGACGTTTGACCTACCAACCCTATGAGATTCCTGTTATACTGCTAAGTTATTCAATTAATTGGAggcattccaaatttcaaagagGGTGTGAGAGGTTATAGGCACTCGACAATACCCACACACTCAAATGCATCCAAAACGATTGCGTCGTAAGTTCCTTCGGGAATAGCCTTCAGGAAAGCAACTCCTGCGATgttgaaattaaagtatgttaaATAATCTCTCGCAACTTATTTATACTCATCAATGAGTAAGAACTGTAGAAGAAACATATACCATCATTAATGTAGACATTCACTCGCGGATCCTCGCACCCAACTGCTATTTCAGGGAAGAATTGCTTGTAAACCTGCAACAGGACACAAGAATTATATGGATAAGCTATGGTCCTACTGAACCTTACGATTTGATGAGCAATGAGAGGCTCAAGCTTGAAACTTTAGAAAGTTTTTGTAGTTTATTTTCGCTTACATCAATCACCATTTGGTCGAGTTCACATATATCAATTTGTTCCACCGACGAGTGACGCTATATTTCCCTCAGAATGCCCCCATCTCCCCCACCAACAAGCAGCACCTGTAAAAATATCAAGTGAGCACTTTAACAgcataaaaacataaaagatgAAAGCAGttggaaagaaatgaagagagagacCACCTTCTTCGGGTTCAGGATTGAGTAGAGGGGAAGATGTGTGAGCATCTCTTGGTAAACAAACTCATCCTTCTCCGTCAGTTGGATTTAACCATCCAGAATTGCCACTTTGCCATGCTTTGCTGACTATGAACAAGCGATTATATATCAAGAGCCACAAGATATCTCTCTACTTGTCGCGAGTAAAAATACCATCCAGGATGCTGTCAACTCGACTAACTGCTTATTGAAATAGTTTCTTGGGTAGAGGAAGTATGAGACCGAAGGCAATCTGAAGTTTCATGTGATCTACttactgattttggaaaattaatgatttgctaAAACAATCTTCCCCGAGAAAATCTTATTTGAGGTGGTGGTATAAATGCAGAGTTTGTGTAAGCTCATAGATCTTCATGATTCATCAGGATCCAATCCGTATCCTAAATACTAATAGCATAGCCATTGCTTTGTCATATGTACTTCTTGTGTAAAATTGGAGAGCGATCATGGAAGGTAAGAAATCACCTGGAAAACAAGAAACTCCTGATATTCGGACTTCCCATGAAACAACACCTTGTTCACCTCATAGAAGCGTAGCTTGCCTTCAAAACGAAAAATCACGAATATCATACTTCGATTGCATCATAAATATTCGTCTTTGatgcataataataataataataataataataataataataataataataataataataataataatattattattattattattattattattattattattattattattattattattattattattattattattattattattattattattattattgatgtGTGGTGATATTATTTAAGCAGTCCATGCATGTGTTTTATTACCTAAACGAACCAATCTCTGGTGATGTTTTCTCCTCTAGTTAGGTGAGACTACATTTCAATCTAGACATCGAGTATCAAACAATTTGCAGCTATCCCCCTACAATGCAGCAATGTACGTGCAAATTGAAATAAGTCATAAGATTGTATCTCCAAGGTTTTACCGTTATCTAGACAAAGTACCAAGTAACTTGACCAATGTGGAGAAGAGAGATAAAAAATGCCGAAATCAATTTGGAGTCGTGAATCGCATGCCCAAAGTAGATGCTAAGTTCCATCACCAATCCCAAATCGGGATGATATGTTTCCACCAGACCTCCAAAGATAAAAGACTACGTAATAGTGTATATCATGTGATATCTCGACTCGACCATCGCAACATACCTGGCCATTCAGTTGAAATCACAGGATACcattctattttattgttcaagCCCATTGCCCTGATCTGATCAACCATTTTATCAGCCATTTAACACTCTCGGTGTAGATGTGTGTGATTACTTCACAGAAGCATTCGTGGTGAGTGCCTATTTATCTTCCAAGAGGGACAAGCGAGCTAGCCGTTGGGCGAGCTAGCCTTTGGCAGTAGCTCTTTGTTTGGTACACCATGTGTGTCCATTTGACAAGTTTTGGCAAGCCAGGAGCCTAGAAGCTCTCGTTTGCTCTACTCTGGAAAATGGTATGAATAATCTTCTGGTTAATTTGATGTGACCACTAGTGCAAAAAATGTTGTTAGTAAGTATAATTGAGATAGTTTAGTACCCTATTGAACAGACTGCAGGGTTTGGAGTGAAGAAGGCGAACACACTCGCTGGGATTGTAGTTGGTCATTTCCACAGTCCTCTCGTATTTAGTAGGTTGAACTTCCAATTCTGTTCTGCTACAGTGGCATCTGCAACAGAGTATTCTGATTTGATAAAGTGATAGTTCAAGAAAAAATGGACATTCATGGATTCAGATCAGCTCTCAAACATTTCAGGAGTGAAGTAAAGCACCTATTTTCATTACTATGAAGGACAGCTCCCATTCATAAAGCACAACACGATGCAATCAGCTCAAAGAATGTCCTCATTGCATCCATATCCCAAATATTTTGTTCGGATCCCACATCATTGCCAAAATTACAGTGAAGCTCCTGGTCATTTAAAGCATTAGGGGCATGACAAATTGTCATCACCAAATGAAGAACGAACAGAAGGATGCAAATTCGATATGTAAAGACACTGACTGATGGTAAGAACACGTTAGATAGATATAGGCATGATGACAAATAAGAAAGAGTGCAacatgagaaaaataagaaagagcgCAACATGATTCCTACCAGATCTCCATCGTACATGATGTTACTTTTGACAGAATCAAGGCCATAACTCCACCACCAGATTGAGCAATCTATGTACTAGCACTTCAATTGACAAACAAAGTGGAATATAGATCCTTAAATATTCATCATCTCAACATTGGTGTCCTGGATTTGAGAAAAGTAATATGCTTATGATGGTGCCTTCAGTGGCTATTTAATCCATGACAGAATAAGTGGACATAAGCTACTGAAACTGCAATTGAAACCACATAAACATGAGTAGTTGCTATGATCAATCAATCATTAGAAGTGTTATTCCACATTGGTTGAATAAAGGGTATCAATAGGGGTTATATACATGCAGTCTACCTCTAACTAATACTTTAAGCTTTTGGTTTGAACTTTTGCTAACAATAAATGAAGTTCTGTTTTATAATGcatgaataaattaaagaatcACATAATAAACATCCTCTGCTCTAGGAAACCAACTTTAATAGAACTTGGAGAAAGGTGATACTCTGTTTGCACTATGTTTGCATAATAACATATTCATGTCATGTCAAGGATGAAGAGTCTTACTCCGTGACTAATGACGAATAATGACATGCAATGTCATGTACTTCAAAGGCATTCTTGAACACCCCAAACAACCTTTTAtgtattaatgtaaaaataGAGTACACTTGTTCAACAAAAGCAAATTTGAACAGTGACACATAATAATCTACAACAATCAAATTGGACAAAACAAATGTCGCTTATTTTATGGTGGCAACATCTAAAGCCTCCAAACTAAGCTCCAAAGATTGATCTTCTTCCTTACCATTCCACAATCAAGCTTCCCAAACAGCATAGATGGAGTTTTTGCAGGTGAATTTGGTAGACTCCACGACGAAACAATGCAGCACCAGCAATCAAGGCACAGCTCAATCGTCAACCAACCTTCTTGCCCAACATGAGAAAAGTAAAACATTGAAAAGCTAAGGAACAAACAATAAGTTTGCCAAAGCAGTCTCCACCCCCTGCATCAAACATAACCCATCCCCGCTCGAGACACAATCCTCAAATTTATAGTTGAACCAGCCAATGACCAGATATTTCTCAAGCATGGTTCAATGTCATTCTTCAACACCTTTTTGTGAACTGAAATCTTTAGGTAACTTAAAAGAAAAGCCACTTACAGTCAAATTCAGTCAGCTTTGTACTCTGAATTTCACACCGGTGCGGACAACAGTCGACTAGCATAGAGTTAACCTTCAAAAAGCAAGACCATCACATTATAGAGGATCCACATAGAGGATGACAGAATGAAAACCATTCATGGCAATAGAAACAAATTTAATGGTGTTTATGTTTCAACATTAGAAATCAGAAAGTACTTCTTGACCTTGTCCACAAGACAAGAATTATTTTGCTATAATTGGCCACAAAAGTTTTATGTTTTCTCAAGGTTTGAAGCACTGAGTATTGAAAGAAAGGACACATTGCAAAAGCTAAAAACAATAGTATAGATGAAATTTACAAGCAAAAGTTCTTCCAAACGCACCACAATGTCAGAGCCCGATAACTCCTTGTGAAAGAAGAAACCAATGGACTTATGTTATCGCAGCTCaagcttttgcattttccccCGATCAGAAAGAGATAAGGAGCAATTCCATTCAACTAGAAAGCTAGCAAAGAAAAAGTAGTGACAAAATGAACAAGCCACATCACCGTCACAACAATCCAGACACTAGCATCCTTTGCCATGTGAAATTAGTAGCCTTCAACACCACTTCACTATGTTATTAGCTAACTGGGATGAGTGAGGACATCCTCGGAGAATCTTATGAGAAGGAATTTCCACATACTCATGGAGAAAATGCTACTTTGGATCATAGTTACAAACAAATAGTTCACAGGAGATTGTTCATCTTTCCACTTCTCATCACCCCTCAAGGTGCTTCGAGATCCAAGAACTAGAAAGAAATGGCTATGAAAGTAGAACCTCATCAATCAAGGTAATCTTCCCGTTCAACCTGAAGTTAGTTCACATTAGTTCCGACAACTCTGCAGTCAATTTCCATGCTACATAGATAGGGTGATAAAATCAACCTAAACCTGTAATAGGCTCATAAGTCCTGATAATCCTGCTATACATGCTCTACGACTACCTAGATAACATAAGGAAAATTCACAACCATTGACAGGAAACCTAATCAAAACTGCTACAATTATCTCATTACACCATAGCAAACTGGTAGAAGAGAATAACCGAGCAGATCTTTGCACCTAACAGGAATCACAAGCTAATAAATATAATAGGATAACTAAACATGCTTCGCTGAACATGCAGAAAAGCTTGAATTAGTCTCATTTCATTTCCTCGGTGTGCAGACATCGAACATCCAAAATCAGACCAACAATAGTGACTCAAAACCTCAAATCACCAGAATGCGCATGCACCAATCACGCCAAGAATCAACCAATGAATAAACCGATCAATCGGCAACAAGAATGGATTAATGTTAAAGGGGGTCTAGTCACATGGACTCAAGATATGGCAACCGGAAGCAATGAAGACCCAACATGAAGATCAAGCAACAAAGCATGTGACATGAACCAGTTGTCCCATCATCCACCGGAAGTAAGAATCATCACCACCGAGATGATGCAGAAACGGACCCCTCaatctcttcccttctctctcgtGCTCGATTTccaccctcctcctcttcttacCCCAATGCCCAGAATCGCACCACATCCTCGGCAACCTCGTTGACTTCCTCATGAAGATCCGACCATTGCCCGCAAACCTCAGTCATTCCTCATCAAAATCCAACCATATCGAGGTAAAAAGTCCGGTAATTTCTGAGTGACTCGCACCCATCCCTATCAAAGTGCTCCAGAATTTACTAGGGCAGCGAATTTCAACTAAGCTTTCGCAATAACAAACATCCAAACACTTCAGATGCTCCGACTTTGAAAGGTCCAGAACTTGGATGTGCTCGCGCCCGGAGATATCCAACCATTCCAAAGATCCCAATTTTTCAAGGCCTCGTATCACATGAAGATTATCTACCTTTTCAAACTCGAGGTTGGAAATCGTCGTACCTTGGATAATAAGCATTGGCCGTGTGCATAGGTTCAACTCTCTAAGGGTTTTTAAAGCTTCCAGTCCATCCAATTTCTTCAGCCTATAGCAATCCATGAGCACTAATTTcgacaaaaattccaaatcggAAAGCTTTGGGAACCTGTCCAATTTAGGACATCCCCAAATGTAAAGCTTCTGTATGTAGGAGGGAAGCTCTGGGATGCTTTGAAGAGACATGCAAGCATGAGCTTCTTTAGAAGGTAGAGATGCTTTGAAGAGATGCTTGAGGTGAGGTGAGAGCGATGGCAGCTCATTGCTCCGACAGGTGAGCCCGGGGATTGATAAGCTACAAGGAGGTTTTGGGAGTGACTCAAGCTCTCCACATGACCTTAGACCGAGGCGCTCGAGAGAAGAAAGCTGATCTAAGTTTTCCGGCAAGCcagaaatttttgtaaaacttAAATTAAGGGTCTTTAGAGAAGACAATCCACCTTTATCAACATGAATTTCTCCTTCTAGGCTTGTGCTTCCGTAGGCATTAAACTCTTGGAGGCTTTGCAATTTTCCGATAGAGCTCGGTAACCTTTTTATCTTGCTATTAGTAAGtctcaaaaatttcaatttgttaattcCCCCAATAGATTCGGGCAATTCCTTAATTGATAAATGACAAGTCAGCTCAACCAACTCTCCCAACTTCCCAATTGAAGGAGGGATTGGTGGCAACTTGTCATAAACCAAACAAAGCGGCCCTTTGGGTTGAAACCCAGTAAGTTGAAGCATCTTTGGCACTAAGCCTCTTCAGCTGCTTTAGAGATCCTATACATGGAGGGATTTCTTTTATCGGAGTCGCGTCTACGACAAGTTCCTCCAAATTTTCTAGTTCACCCAATTGTTTAGGTAACATCTTAAGTCTCCACATCCACTCAAGTTCAAGGAAACGAGGCGTTTGACATCTTTAATGGAAGGGTCAATTTCCTCCAAACAAATACAGCCGTCGAGGATTagcatctctaaatttttaaacgCGGAGAGATTAGGGGTGCTCTTTAATCCTATACAATGAAAGATTGAGAACTTTCAAATTCTCCATCTACAAGAAAGAAACATGTTCCAAGATTTGCATTTAGAAATATAATGATTTATCATCAAATgtaacaaaaggaaaagcccTTTTCATCTTTACCTTAATTGAACTCCATCCGCTCCAATTTTCACTAATATAGTTTTCACTAAAATAATCACCTGATAAATCAAGTATGACTAACTTCTCCAAATGAACGTTGGTTGGCTCAAAAGAGTAATGACATCCCTCCCACTTTAACCATCTTAATTCAGAAAGTGATCCTTCGAAATGTCCAACAAAACCCATAGCATTCACATGAAGGAACTTCAAGTTAGGCACTTTTTTGAAGCTCACTCGCTCCATGAACTCTCTAGGGCCCCTTTTGTCCAAACATATTGcctcaatattttcattttcctcctacaaaaaattaaagtaaattgaGGATTGTAAATACCATCCAACCTCCTTTTGTTAGTATACACTACATGATATTGTGGGGGATGCATTTTGTCTACACttatagaaaaatagaaacatATCTGATCTTTTACAATTACATGATCATATAATATGTCGATCTTCACTCGTatgccccaattttttttttatgttttatgtgAAATTCCTATATGAAATTAGTCTAGTTTTCttaaagattttgaaattaaattttgtaaTATATATAGTATTGACGATTGACTAAATATGGTGTCCCTTTTACGTATGCGATAACTGTTAcacatttcaaaaacaaaagtacTTAATCAAACTTATGCATTCGTCAAGGATGACAACTCATTCCCTTCCTGTTCATAGAATATTTTCGATCTTGGGATATGCCTGGAAGGAACCAAGAATTTGGTCTATTGAACTTGAGTTTCCATTTTTGAATATTCAAGCTCAAAGCTCAACAACTAATCCTAAAACAAGGGAGAAATTGTCTGATCAACcaaaaacttttcaattttgtcaatttagttttagacCTTTGCGTGAGGTTTCAATGGAGTCATTCCGATCAATTTTCGTATGAAATCATTGAAGTGACGGTGTACCATGTAAGATAGCCGAAAATGATTGGGCCTCAATGTCAATAATTTGCAACAAAAATTTATCGAAATAACTACattggaattttgcacaaatgattaagactaaattgataagttTATGACATGAATTGACATCCATAAAAGATTTgggattgattggataattttccttataAGATGAGCGCACCACTCAATTAGTCATCATTGAATTTGCCccattcaatcataaaattcgaCTTGATCTTAAGAATTTGttggtgcatttttttttttgccatatataaaaatttatgaattagtAAATAAAGGATAGTgattattatcattttcctctttttgcaTTCCATCATTTATTTTTGCTCCTCCTAGTTATCttatttgatagattaattatCCTATTTTTCTTTACCAATATCTAACAATAGatttttgtctctctcttttttgtgtGGGTGCATAAAGGCTTAAGGCTCAACTAATCCCTACCAGAAAGGCTTGCTCATTACAAAATAGAAGTGGATATTGTATTACACCAAAGGCAGATAAATGAGGAGAATACTATTTCTTTCACCTTTTACTATTCCGTCACTTATTTCCTACAATCATTTATTTCTTGAATTCGAtcttgcttttcattttttggttgaaaattactTTGTAAGAATATGTACAAAATCATATGTAGTTATTAGTTAGTTTTTTTGTTGTAATTTACTGTTGTTGAGTTTTGCACAATGTTGAATTATGTGACCAAAATACCTATGACTAGATCCATGCATAGCACCAGGATGAACACTAGGATATCATTATGAATATTGGGTAGAATAGCCTTATGTTTTTACATCACGTATCAAAATCTTTTGAGTTCTCATCTTTCATATCAACGAACATGATTGTTCCATGTTACACGCGTAGACCTCataacaaaactgaaaaatccTCAACCATGCCACTTCCTTTATAAATTAATGTATCTTGAACAATCTTCCATcattaatttatgtaatttgttaatttgactAAAAGTGACActaaaagaaaagctaaatcCACAACTGAAAatgtgaatttaatttttttttttttaaattttactagTGCTTTAATTGACAAGATAAGTAATGATTTTCTAATAATTATCGAGTAAGAGTCATCAAATTATGTAGTGTTGTTTCAGGTAATCAACAAACCTAATTATGCATTTCCAGATTTTCTAAAAAGTGATATATTTCAAGGTGtttcttcaattttgttaatgacATTCACTAAGTCATACAATTTAgactaaattttcaattttctttttgttaagtaCATGCATTTATGCATTGACATTATCATATTGGATTTAAATTGTGAACATGCATAGCAAATCCTAGAAAACAAATGGTAAAAATTCTTCGTACAAATAAATCACTGCATAAGATCTTATTActtcaaattgaacaaaatctAAAGTTGATAGCCAATAGTATGAGGTGCAAATAATTGAActaaaatctttctttttgctgccaTAAAAGTAGAACTTGGTCGAGCAAATTGCACATATTCAcagttgaaaaattaaaaatgggatAATGCATTAGATTCTTGAGAAGGATAATATCACATAATCATACAAAAGTACATTTCAAGACCGAAAAATGTGGAAAATATGTGATCCATGAATTAAGCAGATCCat
This genomic stretch from Eucalyptus grandis isolate ANBG69807.140 chromosome 3, ASM1654582v1, whole genome shotgun sequence harbors:
- the LOC120291580 gene encoding plant intracellular Ras-group-related LRR protein 4-like, whose protein sequence is MLQLTGFQPKGPLCLVYDKLPPIPPSIGKLGELVELTCHLSIKELPESIGGINKLKFLRLTNSKIKRLPSSIGKLQSLQEFNAYGSTSLEGEIHVDKGGLSSLKTLNLSFTKISGLPENLDQLSSLERLGLRSCGELESLPKPPCSLSIPGLTCRSNELPSLSPHLKHLFKASLPSKEAHACMSLQSIPELPSYIQKLYIWGCPKLDRFPKLSDLEFLSKLVLMDCYRLKKLDGLEALKTLRELNLCTRPMLIIQGTTISNLEFEKVDNLHVIRGLEKLGSLEWLDISGREHIQVLDLSKSEHLKCLDVCYCESLVEIRCPSKFWSTLIGMGASHSEITGLFTSIWLDFDEE